One window of the Salminus brasiliensis chromosome 1, fSalBra1.hap2, whole genome shotgun sequence genome contains the following:
- the gja10b gene encoding gap junction alpha-10 protein, which translates to MGDWNLLGGILEEVHIHSTIVGKIWLTILFIFRMLILGVAAEDVWDDEQSEFVCNTEQPGCKNVCYDQAFPISLIRYWVLQIIFVSSPSLVYMGHALYRLRALEKERHKKKAQLKVELEVTEGIVDEHKRIEKELRKLEEQKKVRKAPLRGSLLRTYVFHILTRSVVEVGFIVGQCALYGIGLAPLYKCERDPCPNIVDCFVSRPTEKNIFMIFMLVIAGVSLFLNILEIFHLGVKKIKQSIYGSKYGGDDESICRSKKNSMVQQICVLTNSSPQKLLHVTQASYAVVPDGQLEPLPLYPALTCASAPRPSLEAPKSDAPPAESEQQSRQQRLSSQPEIQGLQQLGATERRHTLDGRAQSFSSEESGPKGSGPPKNVGQQPRASLRASNIEIPAALRNAVRKQSRVSVCKDLSEESDSPDSDHYPTARKASFMSRGMSESRLASLPDSPESKSGSESEAQRIAQGESPAMTPPPAAGRRMSMSMILELSSIMKK; encoded by the exons ATGGGAGACTGGAACCTGTTGGGAGGAATCTTGGAGGAGGTGCACATCCACTCCACCATCGTGGGTAAAATCTGGCTGACCATCCTTTTCATCTTCCGCATGCTGATCCTCGGGGTGGCCGCCGAGGACGTATGGGATGATGAGCAGAGCGAGTTCGTGTGCAACACAGAGCAGCCCGGGTGCAAGAACGTCTGCTATGACCAAGCTTTCCCCATATCCCTCATCAGGTACTGGGTCCTGCAGATCATCTTCGTCTCCTCGCCCTCCCTGGTCTACATGGGCCATGCGCTGTACCGACTGCGTGCTCTGGAGAAGGAGAGGCACAAGAAGAAAGCCCAGCTCAAGGTGGAACTGGAGGTGACGGAAGGCATCGTGGACGAACACAAAAGGATCGagaaggagctgaggaaactAGAGGAGCAGAAGAAAGTGAGAAAAGCTCCTCTGAGAGGCTCCTTGCTGCGCACGTACGTGTTTCATATCTTGACCAGGTCAGTGGTGGAAGTGGGCTTCATAGTGGGTCAGTGTGCCCTCTACGGGATTGGACTGGCCCCTCTGTACAAGTGTGAAAGAGATCCTTGCCCCAACATTGTGGACTGTTTCGTGTCAAGGCCGACTGAGAAAAACATCTTCATGATCTTCATGCTGGTCATCGCTGGAGTGTCCCTCTTCTTGAACATCCTGGAGATCTTCCACCTGGGAGTCAAGAAGATCAAGCAGAGCATCTACGGCAGCAAGTACGGTGGAGACGACGAGAGCATTTGCAGGTCAAAGAAAAACTCCATGGTGCAACAGATATGCGTACTCACCAACTCCTCGCCTCAGAAACTGCTGCATGTGACCCAGGCATCCTACGCCGTGGTGCCCGATGGGCAGTTAGAACCTTTACCCCTCTACCCGGCCCTCACTTGTGCTAGTGCCCCTCGGCCCTCCCTGGAGGCCCCTAAGAGTGACGCACCACCTGCTGAATCTGAGCAGCAGTCCCGACAACAGCGTCTCTCCAGCCAGCCTGAGATCCAGGGGCTCCAGCAGCTGGGGGCCACAGAAAGGCGCCATACCCTGGACGGCCGTGCCCAGTCCTTCAGCAGTGAAGAATCTGGACCCAAGGGCTCTGGTCCACCCAAAAATGTGGGGCAGCAGCCTCGTGCGTCCCTTCGAGCCAGCAACATAGAGATTCCGGCAGCCCTCCGGAACGCTGTGCGCAAGCAAAGCCGGGTTAGTGTGTGTAAGGATTTGAGTGAGGAGAGTGACTCGCCAGACAGTGACCACTACCCCACGGCCAGGAAAGCTAGCTTCATGTCTCGAGGGATGTCAGAGAGCAGGCTGGCCAGTCTACCGGACAGCCCCGAGTCCAAGAGTGGCTCGGAATCAGAGGCCCAGCGGATAGCTCAAGGGGAAAGTCCTGCCATGACCCCGCCACCTGCTGCTGGCCGGCGAATGTCAATG AGCATGATTCTGGAACTGTCTTCCATCATGAAAAAGTGA
- the casp8ap2 gene encoding CASP8-associated protein 2, whose product MEESAMDELYGDLDRGHYGSVLTHDEDSVDIYSGLDDSPKGVGGNGEDKTFLSPQRLKDSMDLYEELITKEQEEKDTTYNELKSKFDAAQNQVQELLAKLQQMQTQNSCLHKENTLLKKNICALIKTARLEIVRKDEEISKLANRPGQGRFYPSRMERGQEHCLRNQTRNCKGSWGVAESMDGSRLSSQPARLITQTDATPSSFTAHQQHTRNDHDGQRKDSDGKLQSQQRGLSDKASNGKEKENACSESEAVKSQSNNTAGQRVYETVGQQMDNREGGKESLAKQANKQNMECNSKEKDITEKTQCDVNKSERAERDSTKMKSSSSKSPHQQNEDPAVLRKSGRSKSPFSQPQHVSPSCFHSQTPRGPPKVTADTQSQSHKQELRRNQGEDRRSRSGAHSGSEMSCSEKPATSLDRKMERRESREHHRKEERRPENVSSSERRHTRSDSSKEYEQKKTRDNEEKNRQQGNGSSRGERRSTRSESSKEHERRNGKESDGGVAREATDKYEKRAKDGKDGSHSDARHARQGASATKRGDHDPDRTRRKDLDEDANKRKTSSRTEELLSRSKASSIRDDSRRGKSSHVSHASSEKRIVKEKCADTDRLQERRRAEKEKQTTALERKSSNAVLAVDATKSTSPEKSRIQNGDGVQAHCLANVNMQSPLKATSSCEVSGMEEESSPKRKLTFMETLNLTLSPVKKQNQPAEINKLSDQPCKDALADGSGEERGSFELGEEFCVIDETENSQESVEAMDDDSTPARGGAVQLEPSNIDIQSSQDQDGTTDLKAPKTCLQDMKQVGGGSEEIVEGSTSPLVKSCKEAVAQNVNKDFIAVAEDSDVSATGVSGKPTESSQSVPHEPVAAERSAPVSSQSPPVVEDVCKEQNSQTSTRKHEQRCRVNSSDKGQIENHPEPQALPAIQCHVSQEEVSTSSKVHAASDTCSNTEASLSLEVVSSTVSVDVNLPSKQGCADLHSAISDVEITKDLEKLDSRTRPSEETHTGPVDTSSTIRDTLPEQASSSEPDSTEDGLQTSKPSSVVVPQDEDSMMLTLSSIKVIPDVISPLTSPVRQMKKVQPHCLGKDPHVKSLSRDFSTSAIGTNKEAIKKDMNKENKRPDSSVIPSVVKDQEVLSSTATEEELEEGEIISKSDDESSLIMQSPPANSASGNQPSATPTRVENRRRPAVTPTREKDRNATDSSKDSPTLNKRRFKTIAVPPKANISTSAEFMNMFLFIRSELRRKYMKLHKNVTKSAFCCIVDMSLASFTEFVDSVNFQKFCSQGNEIKPRLNKIISSVMSKVSSNGIVNRIFEQRADDLKQKLWNFVDGQFDFLFKELKAALKVVSGLPMSMSSAGSKHSNPGLREDLIVDVCKVQAKKPLSTAEHRPNKRDRAEGQRTTPVLILPSCVRGLGSRGKNIKATMEEEAEPAEIQPSNQPPAISCSEKSLQESVPAPENKMSTYARRLSHTGNTQDKTDFEILTEQQASSLTFNLVTDSQMGDIFRCLLQGSDLLEASVSAGDNQSWPLNTPRKEGPAGESVIGVVTPSKIITPSKLITAWTSISPYKLASPNNKIQMPLNPAIFDESCLLEVPSNALPNQAAPGLSSQQSFSILAEDLAVSLTIPSPLKSDGHLSFLHPASGQPLSAPSSVISAHYSEDALIDGEDATEQDIHLSLDTDNSSCESSTCGTWVGTDPAVFQFKPNLPMQAEVMERSNDHFIVRIRHTSTGAHDESRQELEEAISAVETSAVCQEDKASVSHASLDNSPLLTCAQTEVTSNQRPETQMSSKGISSDCVLRQETTVSPAVQAEADSVDSSPSPDAADITVVSNKEKGAPETADTNERISRKRKKHHSGPKAKRSKTEKHQDKREASKQRHKKRSKSCKERGERTPSKKRNKSPQLSPSLSAKNVIRKKGEVVVTWTREEDRDILVHLKMKGASSKTFAALSNKLKKSPAQIEERFSQLMKLFKKKEKMES is encoded by the exons ATGGAGGAGAGTGCTATGGATGAGCTTTATGGAGATCTTGACCGGGGGCATTATG GTTCTGTATTGACTCATGATGAAGACTCTGTGGATATTTACTCCGGGCTAGACGATAGTCCTAAGGGTGTTGGAGGCAATG GCGAAGACAAGACTTTCCTCTCACCACAGAGGCTGAAAGACTCTATGGATTTATATGAGGAACTCATCACGAAAGAGCAAGAGGAGAAAGATACAACATACAATGAG TTGAAAAGTAAATTTGATGCTGCTCAAAACCAGGTGCAGGAATTACTTGCAAAGTTGCAGCAGATGCAAACACAG AACTCATGCTTACACAAGGAGAACACTCTACTGAAGAAAAACATCTGTGCACTTATCAAGACTGCAAGGCTGGAGATTGTTAGGAAGGATGAGGAAATAAGTAAACTAGCCAACAG ACCTGGTCAGGGTAGATTTTATCCATCTCGGATGGAAAGAGGTCAAGAACACTGCTTGAGGAACCAAACCAGGAATTGTAAAGGAAGTTGGGGAGTTGCAGAGTCTATGGATGGAAGTAGACTATCCAGTCAGCCTGCTCGCCTGATAACGCAGACAGATGCTACACCATCATCCTTTACGGCGCACCAGCAGCATACTAGAAACGACCATGATGGTCAGAGAAAAGACTCTGATGGAAAGCTGCAAAGTCAGCAACGTGGGCTGTCCGATAAAGCATCTaatggaaaagaaaaggaaaacgCATGCTCTGAGAGTGAGGCTGTGAAATCTCAAAGTAATAATACTGCAGGCCAGAGAGTTTATGAAACAGTTGGACAGCAGATGGATAACAGGGAAGGAGGTAAGGAAAGTCTTGCAAAACAGGCTAATAAGCAGAATATGGAATGTAACTCAAAAGAGAAGGACATCACAGAAAAAACTCAATGTGATGTGAACAAGTCTGAGAGGGCAGAGAGAGATTCCACAAAAATGAAAAGTTCATCTAGCAAAAGCCCCCATCAGCAGAATGAGGATCCTGCAGTGCTCCGGAAGTCTGGCCGTTCAAAGAGTCCTTTCTCTCAACCACAGCATGTCTCCCCATCTTGTTTTCACTCACAAACGCCCAGAGGACCACCCAAAGTTACTGCAGACACGCAGTCACAGAGTCATAAACAAGAACTTCGGCGTAATCAAGGAGAAGACAGGCGCAGCAGAAGTGGTGCACATTCCGGAAGCGAAATGAGCTGCTCTGAGAAACCAGCGACTTCCCTTGACCggaagatggagagaagagagtCCAGAGAGCATcacagaaaagaggagaggaggccAGAAAATGTTAGCAGTTCAGAAAGGAGGCACACCAGGAGCGACAGCAGCAAAGAATATGAGCAAAAGAAGACACGGGACAATGAAGAGAAAAATAGACAGCAGGGAAATGGTAGCAGTAGAGGTGAGAGAAGAAGCACTAGGTCAGAATCCAGCAAAGAACATGAGCGAAGGAATGGAAAGGAGAGTGATGGAGGTGTTGCAAGAGAGGCAACTGACAAATATGAGAAGCGTGCCAAGGATGGAAAGGACGGAAGCCACAGTGACGCCCGACACGCTAGACAAGGTGCTTCTGCCACAAAACGTGGTGATCATGACCCTGATCGTACTCGGCGAAAAGATCTTGATGAGGAtgccaacaaaagaaaaacttcTAGTAGAACTGAGGAACTGTTATCCAGAAGCAAAGCATCCAGCATTCGTGATGATTCTAGACGTGGTAAAAGCTCTCATGTCAGTCATGCAAGCTCGGAAAAGCGTATTGTTAAAGAGAAATGTGCAGATACTGATCGTTTACAAGAACGAAGAAGGGccgagaaagaaaaacaaactacTGCTCTAGAACGAAAATCATCAAATGCTGTTCTTGCTGTGGATGCCACAAAGTCTACCTCTCCTGAGAAATCTAGAATTCAGAATGGTGATGGTGTCCAGGCACATTGTCTTGCCAATGTGAACATGCAGTCCCCTTTGAAGGCAACCAGCAGCTGTGAAGTGTCTGGAATGGAAGAGGAAAGTAGTCCAAAGAGAAAATTAACATTCATGGAAACCCTAAACCTCACACTCTCAccagttaaaaaacaaaaccagcCTGCTGAGATTAATAAGCTGAGTGACCAACCTTGTAAGGATGCCCTTGCAGATGGTTCAGGTGAAGAAAGAGGTTCCTTTGAGCTCGGAGAGGAATTCTGCGTTATTGATGAAACCGAAAACAGCCAAGAGTCCGTAGAGGCTATGGATGATGACTCGACACCTGCCAGAGGTGGTGCTGTGCAGCTGGAACCAAGTAATATTGATATTCAGTCAAGCCAGGATCAGGATGGAACAACTGATTTGAAAGCGCCCAAAACATGCCTTCAGGACATGAAACAAGTTGGTGGTGGTAGTGAAGAAATTGTTGAAGGTTCTACATCTCCACTTGTGAAAAGCTGTAAAGAGGCAGTGGCACAAAATGTTAATAAGGACTTCATTGCAGTAGCTGAGGATTCAGATGTCTCTGCTACTGGTGTTTCTGGGAAACCTACTGAAAGTTCTCAGTCTGTGCCACATGAACCTGTGGCTGCTGAAAGATCTGCACCAGTTAGCAGTCAGAGTCCTCCTGTAGTTGAAGATGTATGCAAGGAGCAAAATTCTCAGACTTCTACGAGGAAACACGAGCAGAGATGTAGAGTGAATTCCAGTGACAAAGGCCAAATAGAAAATCATCCAGAGCCTCAAGCCCTACCAGCTATTCAGTGTCATGTATCTCAGGAGGAGGTGTCCACTTCTTCCAAGGTGCATGCTGCTTCAGACACTTGCTCTAATACAGAGGCTTCACTGTCTTTGGAAGTTGTTTCTAGCACTGTCAGTGTGGATGTTAACCTTCCAAGCAAACAGGGCTGTGCTGACCTACACTCAGCTATTTCAGATGTGGAAATCACAAAAGACCTTGAGAAACTAGATTCACGTACAAGGCCTTCAGAAGAGACACATACTGGCCCAGTTGACACTAGCAGCACTATAAGAGATACGCTGCCTGAACAAGCGAGTTCCTCCGAACCTGATTCCACAGAGGATGGCCTGCAGACCTCCAAACCTTCTTCTGTAGTGGTGCCCCAGGATGAAGATTCAATGATGCTTACCCTGAGCAGCATTAAAGTCATTCCAGATGTCATTAGCCCCCTCACAAGTCCAGTGAGGCAGATGAAGAAGGTCCAACCGCATTGTCTAGGAAAGGACCCGCATGTGAAGAGTCTTAGCAGAG ATTTCTCCACCTCAGCCATTGGGACCAATAAGGAGGCCATCAAGAAGGACATGAACAAGGAGAATAAGCGACCTGATTCGTCAGTCATACCCAGTGTAGTGAAAGATCAAGAGGTTCTCTCATCTACAGCTACTGAAGAGGAACTGGAAGAAGGGGAGATAATCAGCAAGAGTGATGATGAGAGTTCTTTGATTATGCAGAGTCCTCCAGCAAACTCAGCCTCAGGAAATCAGCCCAGTGCCACACCAACAAGGGTAGAAAACAGGAGGAGACCTGCTGTTACTCCAACACgtgaaaaagacagaaatgcaacTGACAGTTCTAAAGACAGTCCCACTTTGAACAAGAGACGTTTCAAAACAATTGCTGTTCCACCCAAAGCCAACATTTCAACGTCTGCTGAGTTCATGaacatgtttttgtttattcGGTCCGAGCTGAGGAGAAAGTACATGAAACTTCACAAAAATGTCACCAAGTCAGCGTTTTGCTGCATTGTTGACATGTCTCTCGCCTCTTTCACAGAATTTGTTGATAGTGTAAACTTTCAAAAATTTTGTTCTCAAGGGAATGAAATCAAACCTAGGCTCAATAAGATAATCTCTTCTGTCATGAGCAAGGTCTCTAGCAATGGCATCGTGAACCGCATCTTCGAGCAACGAGCCGACGACCTTAAGCAAAAGCTGTGGAACTTTGTAGACGGTCAATTTGATTTTCTGTTTAAAGAGCTGAAGGCTGCACTTAAAGTTGTGTCTGGGCTTCCCATGAGTATGTCTTCTGCTGGAAGTAAGCATTCAAATCCAGGGTTGAGGGAAGATCTGATTGTCGATGTTTGTAAAGTCCAAGCTAAAAAACCATTGAGCACAGCTGAACACAGGCCAAATAAAAGGGACAGAGCTGAGGGCCAGAGGACTACTCCTGTGCTTATCTTGCCTTCCTGTGTAAGAGGTCTTGGCAGCAGAGGCAAAAACATAAAGGCAACCATGGAAGAAGAGGCTGAGCCAGCCGAGATACAGCCGTCAAACCAACCTCCTGCCATCTCCTGCTCTGAAAAATCTTTGCAAGAGAGTGTTCCTGCACCTGAGAATAAAATGTCCACCTATGCCCGCCGTCTCTCTCACACTGGAAACACCCAAGACAAAACAGACTTTGAAATTCTTACAGAGCAGCAAGCATCAAGTTTAACGTTTAATTTGGTCACAGATTCTCAAATGGGAGATATATTCAGGTGTCTCTTGCAAGGCTCCGACCTGTTAGAGGCTAGTGTCTCAGCAGGGGATAATCAAAGCTGGCCACTCAATACTCCACGGAAAGAAGGTCCGGCTGGGGAGAGTGTCATTGGGGTTGTGACACCCAGCAAGATCATAACACCATCGAAACTCATCACGGCATGGACCTCCATTTCACCTTATAAGCTGGCCTCCCCAAACAACAAAATCCAAATGCCTTTAAACCCAGCAATCTTTGACGAAAGTTGCTTGTTAGAAGTCCCGTCTAACGCTCTTCCAAACCAAGCTGCTCCTGGTCTGAGTTCCCAGCAGTCCTTCTCCATTTTGGCTGAAGATTTGGCCGTGTCGCTCACCATTCCATCTCCCTTGAAGTCTGATGGTCACTTGAGTTTTTTGCACCCAGCCAGTGGACAGCCGCTGTCCGCACCAAGCAGCGTCATTAGTGCTCACTACAGTGAGGATGCGCTTATTGATGGGGAAGATGCCACTGAACAAGACATTCACCTGTCTCTTGATACAGACAATTCCAGTTGCGAGTCGAGTACTTGTGGAACATGGGTAGGCACAGATCCAGCAGTGTTTCAGTTTAAGCCAAACCTGCCCATGCAAGCGGAGGTAATGGAGCGGTCTAACGATCACTTCATTGTGCGGATTAGGCACACATCCACTGGAGCACACGATGAGTCCAGACAGGAGCTGGAAGAAGCCATATCGGCAGTAGAAACCAGTGCAGTGTGTCAGGAGGACAAGGCTTCAGTCTCACATGCGTCACTGGACAACAGTCCTCTCTTGACCTGTGCTCAGACAGAGGTGACCTCAAATCAGAGACCAGAAACTCAGATGTCAAGCAAGGGCatctcttctgactgtgttcttagACAGGAAACCACTGTGAGCCCAGCTGTGCAAGCTGAAGCTGATTCTGTAGATTCCTCGCCTTCTCCGGATGCTGCTGATATAACTGTTGTCTCCAACAAGGAAAAAGGTGCACCTGAGACTGCTGACACAAATGAGCGGATATCTAGAAAGCGTAAGAAACATCATTCTGGACCAAAGGCAAAGCGATCCAAAACGGAGAAGCACCAGGACAAACGCGAAGCATCTAAACAACGGCACAAGAAGAGGTCAAAGTCGTGCAAGGAGCGGGGCGAGAGGACTCCATCAAAGAAGAGAAACAAGTCTCCTCAGCTGTCTCCTAGTCTTTCAGCTAAGAATGTTATCAGGAAGAAAGGAGAAGTGGTGGTGACCTGGACCAG AGAGGAAGACCGGGACATTCTTGTTCATCTCAAGATGAAAGGAGCTTCCTCTAAGACATTTGCTGCACTGTCAAACAAGTTGAAAAAGTCACCAGCACAg ATTGAAGAGCGATTCTCTCAGCTCATGAAACTGtttaagaagaaagagaagatggAAAGCTGA